The Anoplopoma fimbria isolate UVic2021 breed Golden Eagle Sablefish chromosome 20, Afim_UVic_2022, whole genome shotgun sequence genome includes a window with the following:
- the LOC129110179 gene encoding dynein axonemal heavy chain 11 isoform X2 produces MRIHAVKLGPCLTSKGYIRIGDKECEYNRNFQLIIHTKLDNPHFPPELQAQTTLINFTVTPVGLEEQLLGQVVSRERPDLEALKMELTTQQNHFKIELKRLEDDLLSRLSAAHGNFLGDISLVEQLENAKSTAAHIQYKVVEARENETEINEARELYRPAAERASLLFFIINDLSKINPMYQFSLKAFNSVFNKAMERAEWDEDVRTRVQTLTETITYSVFLYCSQGLFERDKLTFLSHTAFQILLKQGLIDAQEFDFLLRFHVEACKVSPVSFLSPHAWGAIKTISTMEDFNGLDKDIESSPKRWRKIVESSCPEKERLPQDWKNKSSLQKLIIFRALRPDRITYTLRNFVEEAMGTKYVDAARLEFNQLYEDSGPSTPVFFILSPGVDPLKDVEKLGLKLGFSIEQGTLHNISLGQGQEEVAERVLSNASKLGHWVILQNVHLVARWLPSLDALLETAAVDSHPNYRVFITGEPAPSPEQHVIPRGILDNAIKITNEPPTGMNASLHAALNNFSQDTLDMCSREQEFNSMFFSVCFFHASVTERRKFGPQGWNHNYPFSTGDLTISASILYNYLEANTKSMQVPWEDLCYLFGEIMYGGHITDGWDRRLCKTYLQEFMHPKMFEGELFLSPGFLSPPFMDYSGYHSYIDEHVPSENPTLYGLHPNAELECLTVTSDNLLQTLLELQPQDSSREEGAAQSSEEKVKSVIQDILEKLPEEYNMAEITTKTTERTPYILVCFQECECMNLLLAEIRKSLNVLDLGLKGELTISSSMETLQSALFNDSVPDSWARLAYPSTKTLAQWFNDLMCSCRELDSWTQDLVLPAVVWLSGLFNPQSFLTAVLQSIARKNQWALDKVSLTVDVTKKTKDDFGHPPREGAYIHGLFMEGARWDTQSGVISEAVMRDLTPAMPVLYVRAVPADEQELKNTYECPVYCTKQRGSTYVWTLHLRTKQPPAKWILAGVALLLSV; encoded by the exons ATGAGGATACATGCCGTAAAATTGGGGCCTTGCCTGACATCCAAGGG GTACATTCGAATTGGCGACAAAGAGTGTGAATACAACCGTAACTTTCAACTCATCATCCACACCAAGTTGGACAATCCCCATTTCCCTCCTGAGCTCCAGGCCCAGACCACCCTCATCAATTTCACAGTGACTCCTGTGGGCCTGGAGGAACAGCTGCTGGGACAGGTAGTGTCCCGGGAAAGGCCCGACCTGGAGGCCCTAAAG ATGGAGCTGACCACACAGCAGAACCACTTTAAGATTGAGCTTAAGAGGTTGGAGGACGACTTGCTGAGTCGCCTCTCTGCAGCCCACGGTAATTTTCTGGGTGACATTTCTCTGGTGGAGCAACTCGAGAACGCCAAGAGCACAGCTGCTCACATTCAGTACAAG GTGGTGGAGGCCAGAGAGAACGAGACAGAGATCAACGAGGCTCGAGAACTTTACCGCCCAGCAGCTGAGAGAGCGtcactcctcttcttcatcatcaatGACCTTAGCAAGATTAACCCCATGTACCAGTTTTCTCTCAAG GCCTTTAACTCCGTGTTTAACAAAGCAATGGAGCGTGCAGAATGGGACGAGGATGTGAGGACCAGAGTGCAAACCCTCACCGAGACCATCACCTATTCTGTATTCCTGTACTGCAGCCAGGGCCTGTTTGAGAGAGACAAGTTAACCTTCTTGTCACACACTGCCTTCCAG ATTCTGCTCAAGCAGGGACTGATTGATGCTCAGGAATTTGACTTCCTTCTGCGTTTCCATGTGGAAGCTTGCAAAGTTAGTCCTGTGTCCTTCCTCTCCCCGCACGCCTGGGGAGCCATTAAG ACCATTTCTACAATGGAGGACTTCAATGGACTGGACAAAGACATCGAGAGCTCACCAAAGCGCTGGAGAAAGATCGTTGAGTCCAGTTGTCCTGAAAAGGAAAGACTTCCCCAGGACTGGAAGAACAAAAGTTCCCTACAGAAGCTCATTATCTTTAGAGCCCTTCGCCCTGATAGGATAACCTATACATTAAG GAACTTTGTGGAGGAAGCCATGGGAACAAAATATGTGGACGCTGCCAGGCTGGAATTTAACCAGTTGTATGAGGATAGTGGCCCCTCGACCCCTGTATTCTTTATCCTCTCACCTGGAGTGGATCCACTTAAAGATGTAGAAAAACTAG GTTTAAAGCTGGGATTCTCCATTGAGCAGGGCACTTTACACAACATCTCTTTGGGGCAGGGGCAGGAGGAGGTAGCGGAAAGGGTTCTGAGTAATGCCTCTAAACTTGGACATTGGGTCATTCTGCAG AATGTACACCTGGTGGCTCGATGGCTGCCCTCTCTTGATGCTCTTCTCGAGACAGCAGCAGTGGACAGTCACCCAAACTACAGGGTGTTCATCACTGGGGAACCAGCACCGAGCCCTGAGCAGCATGTTATCCCCAGAGGCATACTGGATAATGCCATCAAAATCACCAATGAGCCCCCCACTGGCATGAATGCCAGTCTGCATGCAGCCCTCAACAACTTCAGTCAA gACACTCTGGATATGTGCTCCAGAGAACAGGAGTTCAACTCAATGTTCTTCTCCGTCTGCTTCTTTCATGCTTCTGTTACGGAGCGCCGTAAATTCGGTCCCCAAGGGTGGAACCATAACTACCCCTTCAGCACTGGAGACCTCACCATCTCAGCCAGCATCTTGTACAACTACTTAGAGGCAAACACTAAA TCCATGCAGGTTCCCTGGGAAGACCTGTGTTATCTTTTTGGGGAGATCATGTATGGAGGACACATTACGGATGGCTGGGATAGAAGACTGTGTAAGACTTATCTACAAGAGTTCATGCATCCAAAAATG TTTGAAGGGGAGCTCTTTCTGTCTCCTGGGTTCCTGTCACCTCCATTCATGGACTACAGTGGTTACCACAGTTATATTGACGAACATGTCCCATCTGAGAACCCCACTCTGTACGGTCTACATCCAAATGCTGAGCTTGAGTGCCTCACTGTCACTTCAGACAACCTCCTACAGACTCTGCTGGAACTGCAGCCACAGGACTCCTCCAGAGAGGAGGGGGCAGCTCAGAGCTCAGAGGAGAAG GTCAAGTCTGTCATTCAAGATATCCTTGAAAAGCTTCCCGAGGAGTATAACATGGCAGAGATCACCACAAAGACAACAGAGCGAACCCCCTACATTTTAGTCTGTTTCCAGGAGTGTGAATGCATGAATCTTCTGCTAGCAGAAATAAGGAAGTCCCTGAATGTGCTGGATCTTGGCCTGAAG GGAGAACTCACCATCTCCTCCAGTATGGAGACTCTGCAGTCAGCCCTGTTCAATGACTCCGTTCCAGATTCCTGGGCCAGACTGGCTTATCCCTCCACTAAAACGCTGGCACAATG gTTTAATGATCTGATGTGTAGCTGTCGAGAGTTGGACAGCTGGACTCAAGACTTAGTGCTTCCTGCAGTTGTTTGGCTCTCAGGACTCTTCAACCCACAGTCTTTCCTCACCG CTGTTCTGCAGAGCATTGCTCGCAAGAATCAGTGGGCCCTGGACAAGGTGTCTCTGACTGTGGATGTaacaaagaagacaaaagacGACTTTGGACATCCACCACGGGAGGGGGCCTATATTCATGGGCTCTTCATGGAAG GAGCCCGTTGGGACACCCAGTCAGGAGTCATCTCCGAGGCGGTTATGAGGGATCTGACTCCAGCCATGCCGGTGCTGTATGTTAGAGCCGTGCCTGCTGATGAGCAGGAGCTAAAGAATACTTACGAGTGTCCCGTATACTGCACTAAGCAGCGTGGGTCCACATATGTATGGACCCTCCACCTCCGAACCAAACAGCCTCCTGCCAAGTGGATTCTAGCTGGAGTTGCACTACTGCTGTCTGTGTGA